In the Populus trichocarpa isolate Nisqually-1 chromosome 1, P.trichocarpa_v4.1, whole genome shotgun sequence genome, ttttaaaaattatttttcatattagtctatgaaaaatcgattaaaaaaaaaaacccaaatttaaaGGAACACAGTTTATTGCGGATCCATCCAGTGCTTATTTAAAAATTGGAGTATAGGTCATGGTCCAGATTACTTCTCCAGATGAGGGAGAGCATTTgtcaatttctttcaaaacGTATTACGATCACATATGGACCAAAACAAAAGTAATCTTCTTTGAACAGGAACAGTTAGTTCAAATCTTGAGTTTTATAgtgaaaactatatatatattagatcatTTTTAGTTCAGTAAAGTATTCTTTAATGatgaaaaattgatttcaaaagtGTAATTTCAACCTGGAATGAGGTTGGACCATGGCATTTTAGATGATCAAAACCAAGCTGCCTTTCGATTAACAGAAACTACAAAAACATCAGtgtcttaaaataataaagaaccaCCATCAGaacaaggaaaaaacataagataAAGCAACGCCTAGAACGACTTGTATTGTAAGAGAAATTCCAGAGTACAAGCCAAAACTTATAATCGGAACAGTTCACTCACTTTCAATCCAACTAAAGTTATCCTAGTAAAAGAAACCCAGCACTTTACCACCAACATTCTTTCTTCTGGCCTCTTCATGGTCCATAATGCCAGCAGAAGTTGTCAAGACAATGTATCCAAACTGCAAAATTCAGCCAATAATGTGAGGTCATGCAAGATATTCCACCATGAGGAACTAATTCGGTACTCAGATGAACAAATATTTCTAAACAGGAGCAACATATTTCATGAAAATGGATGCAATTAAAACACCCTGACAAAATTGAAGTTGGTATAAACTTATAAAGCTGAAAGGAGGTTACTTGGTGGCAGACAGTAAACTCTAAACAACATGATTCTGAACATCCATTCATAAGCTTACAATATCTTACCATTCAAACTTCACACAAGAAGCTGAATCTACAAATTGAATTTGAACCGAATAGAAAGTTTGGAGCTGACCTGTCTTGAAGGGAGCAACCTTGCAGTCCAAGTTTCAATCTCCTTGACACCCACATCAAAACGTGGACTGATAACACCACATTTGTTCAGCCTTCCATTCAATTCGACCACAATTTTACCTGCCCTGTGATCATCTACAAACTCAAACTCGCCAATATATCCTGCAGTAAAACCAAATAAACTATGGGCTCTGGTTTAAAGTAATTACACAACTAGAAATAGAATTCTGGTTAAAATGACATTGTACCGTGCTTCTGCATCACCAAAAGAAACTTGATGATCACCTTTGAGGAAGGCCTGATCATGACCTGACGCTTCCCACGTTTCTCTGCGTTGTACATGCTCTTCAGAGCATCATTCAAGACACTGACTCGCACCATTGTTGCTGCTAAACATGTATGTTAAGAAAAATTGTTAACAACTAGCAAACGATGTCTAAGAGAATACAAATTAACATTCTAAAACCAAAATGGCTACACGACCTTTGGTTTTCCACTCTTGACATAATGTTTATTCAACTAAGGCCAGAGGATGAACAAAGCCCCACCATAAAATCCTAGTTTTTCTTGATATAAGCGGCTTATCAGCCAACCTTGAATCAAGCTATTTGCTAATCTAAACAATTAATATCTTTAGCCATTCAGCGACTCCATTAGGGGCTTCAGAAGCATAGTAAACCCATTagagaaattgtttttaagttACACCTATCAAGTAGCTATATCCAAACCAATCAAATCAAGCTCTAGGACTGCTTtcaatattttcatcttttttttttcaattcccagcaaccaaacaaaacataaatcacCATATCCATACCTAGAGCTCCGGACTGTGAAGCAAGGAAACATACACGAGCTTATAAGAATCAATAGTCAAGATTAATTCTTTTGAGCAAAAATgagtgagaaattaaaaaaaaaatgatagatttcTTTGAAAGAGACATTCGATTTATTGATGAGAACAGATCGAAAGAAGCATAGATGAcggaaaatcaaaatcatatgaagaaagaaaagaataaaagaagtaCCGCTAGCAAAAGCAGAGAGCGATCTGCAGAGGCGCCTTCCTAGCTAGGGTTTTTGAGTGGAAGTAGAGCTGTGAAACGTTGATGAGAAATAGGGTTTTAAATGAGGCTTAGGTATTCGGGCTTTCTGTTACAAGTCCATCATAACACGAATGGGTTGGCATCGTAGATACAAACCCATTCTAGCCCGTCTCGtaagctctttttttatttttattttttattaatctttagAAGAAAATAGATTAAGGACATGTTGTGAAAATCATAAATCgcttaaaaatgaaattataccTTTAATGACATGTAttataacatatttatattgaaaataatatttatgaccataatatatatatatatatatgtgaactCAAAGAAAACGCAAAATATTCGTAATTCTATATTATCTAGAGTCCATAGAAAGTGTCAACTTCCTCTCtcgtttaataaattttgatgaaattatgaaaaagatGCAAGCAGACGAGGTAGGATGGGATAATAAAAGACGAATACAAAagttgtaacaaaaaaaacatcaatattatagatatattttcatgtatcatgatttttttaattgaaaaataaaaagataatgcttatttttaataaaataaattttaaaaattaataaattaaaaagatcttagatgcaaaaaaaatcttagatgGTGTATAGAATTTCCCCCCTTGGATAAAACATTTGGCCTAGTTAATGGAGTAATAAGATCTtagatgcaaaaaaaattagagttggTGTATaaaggcttttttttctttttatttttaaatgcacattgaatttattatattgctcttgaattaaaaaaaaaactttaactttGGTCCAGagttatttttgtcattttattatggttttttttgttattatcaagtaTACCAGGGGATATATTTGTACTTtactatataataaatattattacaaaaaaatagctAATGCACACGTCAATGCGTTAATGTTGTTTGTTGTGTTTGAGTGGGCATATACAGCTTTTTTTAGTGGTCAAATAGTAGCTTACAGGGTGACATTTTAATCCTCTTGGTGACTCCTTTGTCTTTAACCGGTGTGAATACTTGGTTTGGTGTCAGCATACCTtttatttcctatttttttctctctccttctcggTTTTTGCAATTGACCCTCTAAATTTCCAAAACAACAACtcgatttgtttttccttcatatATGTtcctgttcttttttatttctaatttttgttcttggaacttttgtaagtttttttatttttttattttgtccgtCAATCTTAATTTgtcatatgttatttttttcactttggtcatcattcttttaatttttgatttttttcttagccttttgtgtgatttttatcggttttcaatctcatcccttaatccaaatttatggtatttttttttcaatttggtcctcattctttagatttttttgtcattttgttaaagttatttttctttttaatttcatcattcaattaaaaatttgtaGATGATctctagcttcttctttttttgctacccttattattttaattactattttttgtttcatgatccttttgtataattggttttttttttctaattttatccttcaatatttgatttattggggACTGGGTTTCatagttttttcatgtatagtgTTTCTGGTCTAATAACCCGAGTCacgaatttgaaaagttaacttaggttgatatttttttttgcatttgtttttattttcgatTCATCatgcaacattatttttttaaaaaaaatagctttgtggttttctttaatttcttttgtcatgttatcttgatctcatgacctgggttgcgggtttgacaaattaactCGAATTGACTCGCCTCTTATTACTCAAGTCACATGTCTATCGTACTAACTTGGATTGACTCTTATCATGCTAACTTGGTTTTTAGCCccgtccttattcttttaattgttttaaatacttcaaatttgaatattattaatcaaattggtctccaattcaattttgaatttttattaaacaccTTGAATTCATAAGAACATGCAGAGAGAAggaaatatcaataaataaaatatcataaatatcatATAGAAtgatgaaacttaaaaaaaatcaatgattaaaataaaaaaatagtttaaaacaaacaatattgaACAATGTTGTCCAccatgaaagcaaaaaaaatgaggCACAATAACCATAAGTGAATTAATGTTTTCTATAAAAGATATTctataatttatagttattgCTAGTTTGGATGCTCACGCTACACTATGAGAGatcacattttttaaaaatgtaaaaaaatatattcaggtATAAGAGAATTCAttggcattgttattaaacttgataatgcagttgttttttttttccattacaatatttttttattaacgtatcctttatttattttagcgAACACAAGGTTTTtaactataataattatttttattaaaaaaatattttatgattgttacaacaagttaacaaaaaataccaaaatagtAAGTCAATATTTTATGTGTGATTGtaagtttaaaaaagaaaaaataaaataaaatcatgttcaaaatatatttaaaaatatatatataaaaaagatttgaattgaactttcatgaacaatttttattattattattattatcatatgcataataattgaaaaaaaatattattaaaaaccaaataaaaaattataatggtaTTTGAGAaccatatcaaaattaaaatgtaattgAATCTAGATAATTTTTGTTGGAatgccaaaaaaacaaaacacataaaaagagagaggaaaaactagaaaaaaagtcAGGCTTAGTACTTGGCCCatctttaacaaactaaacccACTTGCTTAGCCTTGTTCTATATTTTctgtgccttttatttttttgaaaaaattaaaacataaataagtgTCATTTTGTTGCATTACCTTTTTCAGCTCTTGAGCTCAGAACTCCTAAGCTTTTATAAGCACACAAACTAACTAAGCtaagatataaatttattatgaaaaatattaaataaatatattaactttggttcacTATAAAGCACCATAAAAAATCTCGGTTTCTATTTGTTAAAGAATCAGTTCAACTCgaaagcttaagcttttaggtaaagtcccaagatatgatttatattattctttaacacacttCCTTAAGTGAATGCCCTttggtttgaaacttgcacagacccacattaccttgtacttaattttaataaaataaatgaagatggtgagattcgaattcGTGATCGCTTGGTTAACcaggctctaataccatgtcaaagaaccaatttaaccaaaaaatttaaacttttaaaaaaggtatcaaaatataatttatattatcctttaatattatttaatttaggtAATTTATAATGTATAGCCTATAACTGCCTAGGCCGATACAATATAGTATGCACACATGAGAACTTATTGGCCTCGTGGGTGGTCATGTCACCTGTTGCTACTCCAAGCCTCCATCATTTATTTgtcataaaaatattctttactgatcaaataaaaatatctcgattaatctcacggatcctaaagttaacgactatgtaagcttccagtgatcCTGAAGTTTGTGAGATCCGAACTGATAACCtctcatttctttaattttttttaagagagtaTGTGGGCTTTCTTCTAATACAGATGTTAAATTAGTTTATAGATTTGTGTCACattgcatatcaaaataatttttcttaacataatttttttcaagttataaaaaattatttgatattattattaaatctagcgttgaattaattttaaaattttcttaccTGACTTTTTGTCTAgtcaaatgtaaaataaaactatGTGGAGGTTGTCTTGATGTAACTCTATCGACATGACTAGTCCAAGGACAACCCAAAGGACtgatataaaaagttaaatgatgaaattgataagaaaaaaaaaggataaaattgatagaaaaaacctCATGATCCAAATTCTTATTTAactcgagtttaaaattaaacaatgtatAAGTTGCCCCGACATAACCCAGTTGATTTCCCTTGTTCAAAAGCAAACTGgccaactagaaaaaaaatatgaagataaattttttaaaaaaagatgaaattgacaaaaaaaactcttagtCCAACTTTTTACCCAACtcggatttaaaattaaaccgtgtAGGAGTTATTCCAGCATGATGGAGTCAATTTGATCAGTTCAAAGACAACTCgaatgattgttaaaaaaaatacaaagataaaatagagaaaaaaagagaataaaattaaataaataaaaagggagttgaattaaaaaaaaaatactattatgaACAATGAAACTCTACGAAGCAAACCAATTCTTTTATTGAAGAAaggtaataaaataaacatttttgcGAGTCATTTTTACTTCAATGCAGTGgtgttttttagaataaaagtGTTTTGTTGCTTATAAGAATTGTAAATTATAACCGAGCGAAGATGCCTTACACTAATATGACCATCAATTGTTTATATCTGATAAAGCAGCAATTCAGTGCTGTTCATACTCAcctccagtttttttttttttttttaaaagtattttttttttatttaatggtaAGAGGTATCCTTAAATCAATTTGTTCATCAATTAACACTAAATTTCTCCTTCTACGATCTTAAAGATACATCTCTAGATGCAGTGTAACGTGTGAAGGTAAACACTAATATGAccatcaattgtttttattgtagaTGCAGTGTAACGTGTGAAGGTAAACACAGTGGATTAtaatagtgttttctttttattattttttctttctagttattgagattcttttttattttattcttctataTTGTGTTTACTAGAGattaatctttataatttattttttatgagattatcatggcgtaaaaaaaacatcacaatattgggttgatacttgattttgaaaaaatatatatatgttttattgtttgagaaaaaataaaaataaaaagactaaaatttACAGTGACATTTTTTAAGCACCATCAGGACAacgtttttttgaaaaaaactgccttcagaaaattttcaatttcttttctagttcCTTTAGTTTGACAATTACATATTtggtttaaaactttattttatttatattttagtcttgggatttgagagatgagagaatcgctaaaaaataatgaatgaaaaagaaagtggtcaattgatgaaatttcattaataaaaaaaattaaatttgatgtcAATGAATTTCTCTTAACAAGAATAGTGTCAttgatatgtttttgaactttcATGTTGCTGATAAAGTTAGATTGgggttgacattttttttatttaattttatttctttagccGATTTAGCGGATTTTGAGttgataaattagtttatttaggTTCCAAAGccttttttaggtgtttttggtgaaaatagattaaaaattgattttttagatcCAAAAAACCCTAGCATGATTTTTTGGTCACCTCTTtggtaatatttttaagtgaaaatagattaaaaattgatctttttataatattagcaaacaTTATTTTTGCACAACCCAtcatgagagtttttttttaaaaaaaaattagttgttttCATGCAAGTtcctatttttgttattaaataattatataaaaaatatttcgagTTATTAAACTCACTCAAGTCCATGATTCAAATTACaagtttgatgaattaattgagGTTGACTTGAGTTGATCCAAGATGtcgttatctcaatattttaagagaaatgatgttgtcttaatttttttttaagtcaaactagGTTTTTATCGGTCATCCAGGTTATCTTTAGACTAACCAAGTTGATCGGGTCACATCAAATCAATCcctaaatgatttaatttaaaactaaagcTAGGTAAATAGTCGGATTGAGAGGTTTCAATATTGATCTACTGGGTCAAGATTGACATTGCCAGAAAGTTTCTCATGACAATGCACGAGTGTTTTAttattcttgtgttttttgaaatagttgcatcaaaattatcatagtgttgtttttttatgattcaaatttttctttggaaTAATGATAGAATGcctaagaataaaatattatggtaaaagaagttttttaaaaaaagaagagcaatTTAGTGAGATGAAGAAGTTATAGTtagagatatatatttttttatccttattttaaattggtattttttttatgcgtCTTCttattgcttttgatttttattccaTAAGTGACATAGAATAAAAaggttatatttttatgtttaaatttaaaatataaataagaaaagaaagacttTGTTTCAATGGAATCCATATTAATActcttcttataaaaaaactagtgacatttaattaaataaaaaaaaatcaagggctCTCATGACACAAGATCATATATCTTAATTTGAGTAGATTTCTCAACTTTATGACTTAATTTTTAGTTTGCGTtaagttctgttttttttttaaattattagcatatataatttccaatctattttattaaatatatacatcaaattttaagtttataattattttttttcaataaaaaacatgttagtaatgtttgtatatttttttttccagacttACAATGAAGCCTGTGCCAATTATCTAGttttaaactaaactaaaaggtccattttgtaatttaaaatcttaGACACTCAGAATGACGTGGTTTTGAGCTTTCTAAAGTCAAATACTTGTGttgcttttaatatatatattgtaatttaatttaaattacaaatactggttataatttttaaaattacaatttacataGATggacaacacaaattttcaattctaaccttgcatatatatataatttcatattcTTTCAAACCCCCCCCCCTCCCTTGTCTCTCTCCAAACCCTAACCGCTAGGTCACCACCTCGTCCTTTTATCTTCTCATATTACTGAAGCAACACTTGTGACTTCATCTGTGactttttaattctaaaatatattgaCACAATTTACAataaagagaaaggaaagagagaaaaacaagaaaaaaaaatctcaaagataTACTAGAATTTTGATGATGACACTACTAGTACTGTTGGAAAGATATCGACGAGACGAATCCAATAATATTAAGGAAGGTCACGAACGATGATCATAGTGGGCCACACGATCCGATCAAAATGTTTCAGGGCTCATTTGCCTTCGGACGTCTCGTGTGGCACGTTCAGGTCACCATTGATGACCTTTCTTGATGTCGTTGAATTCTTCTCATCGAGATCTTTCTAATGGTACCGGTGATGTATTATCGAAGCTTTGGCATGCCTTCaggatcctttttttttgtttccttgtttttttctctcctctctccttcttgtaatttgtgaagagagatgagagagaaaaaaagagtaaaagacAAAACGTGGCATGAATTAAGGGTGCTATAAAGTAAAATAACAACATGAACTAACTATGTTCATAAGATGAAATAGGGTATAGATAAAATACAATGCGAAAAGAGAACATGATATGGAAAAATTACAATGAATATAAAGGAAGTGAGTGGAATATCATGTTAGGACAAGCTATGGAATAGATTGTAAATAAAAGGGTAATTACATGTGTGATGACAATAGTTTAATGTggtgataaaaaagaagagttcATCAATGGTTGATAaggaaatattaaattgaaaaggacaTGAATTGATGTGCTTATAAAAAGGTTAATGATATTGGTTTCGTTCATATAGTTGTAAAATATAGTATTcatgataatataaatatttacaataattttcGTGATACTATatgttttacaaatattttcttCTGAACGCCTCAGTTcttataaaagaattattgaGTTATTTGGCCTTTTCTATCGGATAAATCCTATTATTATCTAatgattatattataaataacttTATGCATATAATTTATAAGGAGCTATAACCTCACAAATGTGTAAATACAAATTGTAGATTATTGTACTTATGCATAAAATTATTGGAAGATGAGCTTGATGtctttatgatatttatatCCGTATTTTTTAAgtacataataattgaaaaggtgaaatttatattaaaattttcggGAGT is a window encoding:
- the LOC18094398 gene encoding 40S ribosomal protein S15a-1 translates to MVRVSVLNDALKSMYNAEKRGKRQVMIRPSSKVIIKFLLVMQKHGYIGEFEFVDDHRAGKIVVELNGRLNKCGVISPRFDVGVKEIETWTARLLPSRQFGYIVLTTSAGIMDHEEARRKNVGGKVLGFFY